Proteins co-encoded in one Osmerus mordax isolate fOsmMor3 chromosome 11, fOsmMor3.pri, whole genome shotgun sequence genomic window:
- the cog6 gene encoding conserved oligomeric Golgi complex subunit 6, which yields MEIPTDTGSITQNSNVVTQPNNPLSRKLNKMLDTRLDNDKEMLEALKALSVFFTENSLRTRRNLRGDIERRSLSINEDFARMFKDVNEELESVHEDVQAMSSCCEEMTNRLKAAKVQTQDLIVKTNKLQGENHRLEVRAQVAQAFLSKFQLSAEEMFILRGARDVPVTEDFFKALSRVKHIHEDVKILLRTNQQTAGLEIMEQMAVLQETSYEQLYRWAQNECRGLTQEMCDITPVLSEAMEALQDRPVLYKYTLDEFGTARRCAVVRGFIDALTRGGPGGTPRPIEMHSHDPMRYVGDMLAWLHQATASEQEHLEALLKQVTMPGLEENMQEVVGHITEGVCRPLKVRIEQVIVAEPGAVLLYKLSNLLKFYHHTISAIIGTGVASLLITIEEMHILSKNMFFNSLSLHASRLMDKVELPPVDLGPTASLTQTLALLREVLASHDSSVVPLDARQADFAQVLSCILDPLLQLCTVSASNLGTADMATYMVNSLYVMKTTLALFEFTDKRLEMLEFQIEAHLDTLINEQASYVLTRAGLSHIYGCVQLHGPEQGPLANLPSMDVSSLKAAMIQFDRYLSSPDTLVMPQLNFLLSAAIKEQIFRQSSELVCRAYGEVYAAVTNPANGYKEPENLVPRSPQQVTTLLS from the exons ATGGAAATTCCAACTGATACTGGCAGTATTACACAAAACAGTAATGTGGTTACACAACCCAACAACCCACTTTCTAGGAAACTTAATAAAATGTTGGATACCAGGCTCGACAATGACAAG GAAATGCTGGAAGCTTTGAAAgcactgtctgtctttttcaCGGAGAACAGTTTGCGGACAAGGAGAAATCTACGTGGTGACATTGAAAGACGAAGCTTGTCCATTAACGAAGACTTTGCACGAATGTTCAAAGATGTAAACGAG GAACTAGAAAGTGTGCATGAAGATGTCCAAGCCATGAGCTCATGTTGTGAAGAGATGACTAATAGATTAAAG GCTGCCAAGGTGCAAACCCAAGACCTAATTGTGAAAACCAACAAATTACAGGGAGAAAA tCATCGTTTAGAAGTGCGGGCCCAAGTGGCCCAGGCCTTCCTGTCCAAGTTCCAACTGTCTGCTGAAGAGATGTTCATTCTGCGAGGGGCTCGTGATGTTCCTGTCACTGAG GACTTCTTTAAGGCTCTAAGTCGAGTGAAGCACATCCACGAGGATGTGAAGATCCTTTTAAGGACCAATCAGCAAACTGCTGG gttagAGATCATGGAGCAGATGGCGGTGCTGCAGGAGACATCTTATGAGCAGCTTTACCGCTGGGCCCAGA ATGAGTGTCGAGGACTGACCCAGGAGATGTGTGACATCACACCCGTGTTAAGTGAGGCAATGGAGGCCCTGCAAGATCGCCCCGTCCTCTATAA GTATACGCTGGATGAGTTTGGGACAGCTCGGAGGTGTGCCGTCGTAAGAGGGTTCATTGACGCCCTCACCCGCGGTGGGCCGGGGGGAACACCACGACCTATAGAGATGCACTCCCATGACCCCATGAG GTATGTTGGGGACATGCTAGCCTGGCTTCACCAAGCCACAGCCTCAGAGCAGGAGCACCTGGAGGCCCTGCTGAAGCAAGTCACTATGCCAG GATTGGAGGAAAACATGCAGGAGGTGGTGGGACACATCACTGAGGGAGTCTGCAGACCTCTGAAG GTGAGAATTGAGCAGGTGATCGTGGCCGAGCCTGGAGCTGTCCTGCTGTACAAGCTGTCTAACCTGCTCAAGTTTTACCACCACACCATCAG TGCCATCATAGGCACCGGTGTGGCCTCTCTGCTCATCACCATTGAAGAAATGCACATTCTcagcaaaaacatgtttttcaacAGCTTAAGTCTCCATGCCAGCAGGCTGATGGACAAG GTGGAGCTCCCACCAGTGGACCTGGGCCCCACGGCCTCCCTCACCCAGACCCTGGCCTTGCTGAGGGAGGTGCTTGCCTCCCATGACTCTTCTGTGGTGCCCCTAGATGCCCGCCAGGCTGACTTTGCCCAG GTGTTGTCTTGTATCCTGGACCCCCTGTTGCAACTGTGCACTGTGTCAGCCAGTAACCTGGGGACAGCCGACATGGCCACCTACATGGTGAACTCCCTGTATGTGATGAAGACCACACTGGCTCTGTTTGAGTTCACAGACAAGCGTCTGGAGATGCTGGAGTTTCAG ATTGAGGCTCACTTGGACACTCTGATCAACGAGCAGGCGTCCTACGTTCTTACCAGGGCTGGACTCAGCCATATCTACGGTTGTGTACAGCTGCATGGGCCAGAACAG GGTCCACTTGCCAACCTGCCCAGCATGGATGTCTCTTCTCTGAAAGCAGCGATG ATCCAGTTTGACCGGTACCTGTCCTCTCCTGACACCCTGGTCATGCCGCAACTCAACTTCCTGCTCAGCGCCGCCATCAA ggAGCAGATCTTCCGCCAGTCCTCTGAGCTGGTGTGCAGGGCATACGGGGAGGTGTATGCTGCTGTGACTAACCCAGCCAATGGCTACAAGGAGCCAGAGAACCTGGTCCCCCGCTCTCCCCAGCAAGTCACCACCCTGCTTTCCTAG